From Brienomyrus brachyistius isolate T26 chromosome 21, BBRACH_0.4, whole genome shotgun sequence, the proteins below share one genomic window:
- the LOC125716871 gene encoding divergent protein kinase domain 2A yields the protein MLRFSSLKLGRLYRCFKFLLVVGLCVVLLMNTHSLLASFQRNELADRRFVNLNKCPACFGTSWCRKFMNGQVTFETWGRLRFLDFFNVKNVYFAQYGEPREGTRRIVLKRLGSNQELADIDQKICKRATGRPRCDLIQAMYKTEFARLNGDVRLLTPDVVEGWSDLVHCPSQRLLDRVVRRYAETKDSGSFLLKNLKDTERMQLLMTLAFNPEPLVLQSFPSDEGWPFAKYLGACGRMVAVNYVGEELWSFYGAPWGKRVDLARQLMDIAEQLTNNDFDFALYLLDVSFDNFAVGPRDGKVIIVDAENVIVADKRLIRQNKPENYDVWYESHFEDCDREACLSFSKDILCSRVTVDHNYYAVCQNLLSRYAKWRGTTGGLLHDPPADVAREGRLEALLDECTNPKKRYGRFRAAKELREFLTQLSEVAR from the exons CAGCCTGCTGGCGTCCTTCCAGAGGAACGAGCTCGCCGACCGCCGCTTCGTCAACCTCAACAAGTGCCCGGCGTGTTTTGGCACCAGCTGGTGCCGCAAATTCATGAACGGCCAGGTGACCTTCGAGACGTGGGGCCGGCTGCGCTTCCTCGACTTCTTCAACGTCAAGAACGTCTACTTCGCCCAGTACGGCGAGCCGAGGGAGGGCACCAGGCGGATTGTCCTCAAGCGCCTGGGTTCCAACCAGGAGCTGGCCGACATCGACCAGAAGATCTGCAAGCGGGCCACGGGCCGGCCGCGCTGCGACCTCATCCAGGCTATGTACAAGACGGAATTCGCACGCCTCAATGGGGATGTGAGGCTCCTCACCCCAGACGTTGTGGAGGGCTGGTCTGACCTGGTCCACTGCCCTTCTCAGAGACTCCTCGACAGGGTGGTTAGGAGGTACGCAGAGACTAAAGATTCTGGAAGCTTCCTCCTTAAGAACCTCAAGGACACTGAACGGATGCAGCTGCTGATGACGCTTGCGTTTAATCCGGAGCCCCTTGTCCTGCAG AGCTTTCCTTCCGATGAGGGCTGGCCCTTTGCCAAATACCTGGGGGCGTGTGGACGGATGGTAGCAGTGAACTACGTGGGCGAGGAGCTCTGGAGCTTCTACGGCGCCCCCTGGGGGAAGCGTGTGGACCTGGCCCGGCAGCTGATGGACATCGCCGAGCAGCTCACTAACAACGACTTCGACTTTGCGCTGTATCTTCTCGACGTCAGCTTCGACAACTTCGCCGTGGGCCCGCGTGACGGGAAGGTCATCATCGTGGATGCAGAAAATGTCATCGTGGCAGACAAACGGCTTATAAGGCAAA ATAAGCCGGAGAACTACGACGTCTGGTATGAGAGCCACTTCGAGGACTGCGACCGCGAGGCATGCCTCTCCTTCTCCAAAGACATCCTCTGTTCACGCGTCACAGTCGACCACAACTATTACGCCGTCTGTCAGAACCTTCTGTCCAGGTATGCCAAGTGGCGAGGCACCACGGGCGGCCTGCTGCACGACCCCCCCGCCGATGTGGCCAGAGAGGGGCGGCTCGAAGCCCTGCTGGACGAGTGCACCAACCCTAAGAAGCGATATGGCCGGTTTCGGGCGGCCAAAGAGCTGCGTGAGTTCCTCACTCAGCTTAGTGAGGTTGCTAGGTAA